The Sporosarcina ureae genome includes a region encoding these proteins:
- a CDS encoding stage II sporulation protein R, protein MLQDYPINQQPTQTSKLLAFIEFVLILLTIQAVLLVFGQQATTGEATQFRILANSNTVADQQVKRDVQEKIAPLLEQAINQSTSTQQITDKLQGLEPAILEIAKSQANGARVTLEHSAAVIPPKRVGFFIQPQDVYDAYVVKIGAGRGDNWWCSLFPNVCFPEEATVTETEEEEPVTFFIWEWIKSLFK, encoded by the coding sequence ATGTTACAAGATTATCCGATTAATCAACAACCGACTCAAACTTCGAAACTATTGGCGTTTATAGAATTTGTACTTATATTACTTACTATTCAAGCGGTGCTGCTTGTGTTCGGTCAGCAGGCAACGACAGGTGAAGCGACACAATTTCGCATTCTGGCAAACTCTAATACAGTAGCAGATCAACAAGTGAAACGGGATGTTCAAGAAAAAATCGCGCCATTACTCGAGCAGGCAATTAACCAATCTACGAGCACACAGCAAATTACTGATAAACTTCAAGGGTTAGAGCCTGCGATTCTGGAAATTGCCAAATCACAAGCAAACGGTGCACGCGTAACACTTGAGCACAGTGCGGCGGTGATTCCACCAAAACGGGTAGGGTTCTTCATTCAGCCACAAGACGTTTACGATGCGTATGTCGTGAAAATTGGCGCAGGCCGAGGCGATAATTGGTGGTGTTCATTGTTTCCTAACGTTTGTTTCCCGGAAGAAGCTACAGTGACTGAAACAGAAGAAGAAGAACCTGTTACATTTTTCATTTGGGAGTGGATAAAGTCGCTGTTTAAATGA
- a CDS encoding TIGR01440 family protein → MDAIQLWKLQLEQALTEFAEQAPPVEGTIFVVGCSTSEVAGARIGTNGALEIGEALFAPLQAFANKYHVHLAFQGCEHINRAITLERKTAQQFHLEPVSVIPVFKAGGSMSTYAYQQFSDPVVVESVQANAGIDIGQTLIGMQMKPVVVPIRTSIKKIGEAVITLATTRPKLIGGSRAKYE, encoded by the coding sequence GTGGATGCCATTCAATTATGGAAACTGCAGCTAGAACAAGCATTGACCGAGTTTGCCGAGCAAGCACCACCTGTCGAAGGGACGATTTTCGTCGTCGGCTGTTCTACTTCTGAAGTAGCGGGTGCCCGTATCGGTACGAACGGTGCACTGGAAATAGGAGAAGCACTATTCGCACCGCTTCAAGCGTTCGCGAATAAATACCATGTACATTTAGCTTTCCAAGGTTGCGAGCATATCAACCGCGCCATCACATTGGAACGCAAGACGGCACAGCAATTTCATCTAGAACCTGTATCCGTTATACCCGTTTTTAAAGCGGGTGGCTCGATGTCTACGTATGCATATCAACAATTCAGCGATCCTGTCGTAGTGGAATCGGTACAGGCAAATGCCGGTATCGATATCGGACAAACTTTAATTGGCATGCAAATGAAGCCAGTAGTAGTACCGATCCGCACATCTATTAAAAAAATCGGTGAAGCTGTAATCACACTTGCGACAACTCGTCCAAAATTAATTGGCGGAAGTCGTGCGAAATACGAATAA
- a CDS encoding manganese efflux pump — translation MIEIIAAIVTTIDILIVYTLLRLRRGRLMIMLWTTILNVLLPLIGFYTGEWVMTFFAGWGHALSGVLLSLIGLHILLSDSEDLSVVNKISPFFLALIVSIDAFGVSVTFGMMQLNKWLFVFVSGFFSMLFSAIALLYTGHLRIINSTFIRRLAGIVFICMGVLSLIH, via the coding sequence TTGATAGAAATTATAGCGGCGATCGTGACAACGATTGATATTCTGATCGTCTACACATTACTCCGACTGCGGCGAGGTCGTTTGATGATTATGCTGTGGACGACTATACTGAATGTGTTGCTGCCACTCATCGGTTTCTACACAGGGGAGTGGGTGATGACCTTTTTCGCAGGGTGGGGCCATGCGCTCTCAGGTGTATTGCTTTCACTCATAGGTCTTCACATTCTCCTCTCTGACAGTGAAGATCTGTCAGTTGTCAATAAAATTTCCCCATTTTTCTTAGCGCTGATCGTCAGTATAGATGCGTTCGGAGTGAGCGTGACATTCGGAATGATGCAACTGAATAAATGGCTATTTGTTTTTGTGTCTGGTTTCTTTTCTATGCTGTTTTCGGCCATTGCTCTCTTGTACACAGGCCACTTGCGTATAATTAATAGTACATTTATTCGCCGATTAGCAGGTATTGTATTCATATGTATGGGTGTATTGTCCTTGATTCATTAA
- a CDS encoding low molecular weight protein arginine phosphatase yields the protein MNMYFICTGNTCRSPLAEALVNHANVPGITAKSAGIHAIDGLPISTNSARLLTEEKIPFTPHSNEVKLADMEWADVVLTMTANHRDILHSRYPAMKEKVFTLKEYAGTMAGLDVHDPYGGDLETYRTTFHELTDLINSVIRKQAEGNL from the coding sequence ATGAATATGTATTTTATTTGTACAGGCAACACATGTAGAAGTCCTTTGGCGGAAGCATTAGTTAATCATGCCAACGTGCCAGGTATTACGGCGAAATCAGCAGGTATTCATGCGATAGACGGCTTGCCGATTTCAACGAATTCCGCACGGTTGCTGACGGAAGAAAAAATACCTTTTACTCCACATTCTAATGAAGTCAAGTTAGCTGACATGGAGTGGGCAGATGTTGTGTTGACGATGACAGCAAACCATCGAGATATCCTGCACAGTCGTTATCCTGCAATGAAAGAAAAAGTATTTACATTAAAAGAATACGCGGGTACAATGGCGGGTCTTGACGTGCATGATCCATATGGTGGCGATTTGGAAACGTACCGCACCACATTTCATGAACTGACTGATCTCATTAACTCCGTCATCCGAAAGCAAGCGGAGGGGAACTTATGA
- a CDS encoding L-threonylcarbamoyladenylate synthase encodes METTQEIVDNLVDNDRVYEQAVGILNSGGIVAFPTETVYGLGAIATNEQAVQRIFEAKGRPSDNPLIVHIGNQSDIEKYATDIAEIADVLLKEFWPGPLTLIMKKKAGVIADVVTAGLDTVAIRMPDHPIALALLRKLDQPLAAPSANRSGKPSPTEADHVYYDLIGRVPLILDGGETGVGVESTILDITVTPPVILRPGGITKEQLENLIGTVHIATLPTDQTVTPRAPGMKYAHYAPEAPLFIIEPNADSIAHALETSHQQNKRVAMIGPDELYTERADWYFSTGSIHNREAMASSLYKLIRQCDNTEADMILAIETDHSGIGAAVMNRLDKASDGKRFTE; translated from the coding sequence GTGGAGACTACGCAAGAAATAGTGGATAACCTAGTGGATAACGACAGAGTCTATGAACAAGCTGTGGGTATCTTGAATTCTGGAGGAATAGTTGCCTTCCCGACTGAAACAGTTTATGGTTTAGGAGCCATTGCGACAAATGAGCAAGCAGTACAGCGGATCTTCGAAGCAAAAGGAAGACCTTCAGATAATCCGCTGATCGTACATATTGGGAACCAGTCAGACATCGAGAAATACGCAACCGATATTGCTGAAATTGCAGACGTATTACTAAAAGAATTTTGGCCAGGACCGTTGACGTTAATTATGAAGAAAAAGGCTGGAGTTATTGCAGATGTCGTCACGGCAGGACTTGACACAGTAGCTATTCGCATGCCTGACCACCCAATAGCGTTGGCCCTACTGCGCAAACTAGATCAGCCGTTAGCGGCACCGAGTGCAAATCGTAGCGGAAAGCCGAGCCCGACAGAAGCGGATCATGTCTACTATGATCTAATCGGTAGAGTACCGCTAATTTTGGACGGTGGAGAGACAGGTGTAGGTGTCGAATCTACTATTTTAGATATTACAGTTACGCCGCCCGTCATTTTGCGACCGGGCGGCATTACGAAAGAGCAGCTGGAAAATTTGATCGGCACCGTTCATATAGCGACGCTTCCTACAGATCAAACGGTCACGCCACGTGCGCCGGGGATGAAATATGCCCATTACGCACCCGAAGCACCGTTATTCATCATCGAGCCAAATGCGGATTCTATTGCGCATGCGCTAGAGACTAGTCATCAACAAAATAAACGCGTCGCGATGATTGGACCAGATGAGTTATACACAGAAAGAGCAGATTGGTACTTTTCCACAGGTTCTATCCATAATCGTGAAGCGATGGCATCGAGTCTTTATAAATTGATTCGCCAATGCGACAATACAGAAGCCGATATGATCTTAGCGATTGAGACCGATCATTCGGGTATCGGTGCAGCGGTTATGAATCGCCTTGATAAAGCGTCGGACGGCAAGCGTTTCACCGAATAA
- the rpmE gene encoding 50S ribosomal protein L31 produces the protein MKAGIHPDYKLATVTCSCGNTFETGSVKEDIRVEVCSECHPFYTGRQKFATADGRVDRFNKKYGIKTEGQE, from the coding sequence ATGAAAGCAGGAATTCATCCCGATTACAAACTCGCAACAGTAACTTGCTCATGTGGCAATACATTTGAAACAGGTTCTGTAAAAGAGGACATTCGCGTAGAAGTATGCTCAGAATGTCACCCATTCTACACTGGCCGTCAGAAGTTTGCTACAGCAGACGGACGAGTTGACCGTTTCAACAAGAAATACGGCATCAAGACAGAAGGACAAGAGTAA
- a CDS encoding thymidine kinase, whose amino-acid sequence MYVSMQGGWMEVICGSMFSGKSEELIRRIRRAEFAKQKIAVFKPAIDDRYSEEAVVSHDGTSTIANPISKASEIPDLVSDDFDVVAIDEAQFFDRDIIDVAIALADRGFRVIIAGLDQDFKGEPFGPMPELMAVAELVTKLQAVCTVCGSPSSRTQRLIDGQPACQDDPIILVGASEAYEPRCRQHHEVPVSRAQHVK is encoded by the coding sequence ATGTACGTTTCAATGCAAGGCGGCTGGATGGAAGTCATTTGCGGCAGCATGTTTTCAGGTAAATCAGAGGAGCTTATTCGCCGGATTCGTCGGGCAGAGTTTGCCAAACAAAAGATTGCGGTGTTCAAACCGGCAATTGATGATCGGTATAGCGAGGAAGCCGTCGTCAGCCACGATGGCACTTCGACCATTGCGAATCCCATTTCCAAAGCGAGTGAAATACCGGACCTCGTATCAGATGATTTCGATGTGGTCGCCATTGATGAAGCACAGTTTTTCGACAGGGATATTATAGATGTCGCAATTGCACTCGCTGATCGCGGATTTCGCGTGATTATTGCAGGACTCGATCAAGACTTCAAGGGCGAACCATTCGGGCCGATGCCGGAATTAATGGCGGTGGCAGAACTGGTGACTAAACTTCAAGCAGTTTGTACTGTTTGCGGATCGCCTTCAAGCCGGACGCAACGATTAATCGATGGACAACCGGCATGCCAAGATGATCCCATCATTCTAGTTGGCGCATCCGAAGCATATGAACCACGTTGCCGTCAGCACCACGAAGTACCCGTCAGTCGTGCGCAACATGTAAAATAA
- the prfA gene encoding peptide chain release factor 1 translates to MFDRLQAVEDRYDRLNELLSDPEIVNDLDKLRSYSKEQSDLQDTVDVYREYKSVYAQYKNAKDMQDEPLDDEMKELVKMEIDELEDRIEALEEQLKVLLIPKDPNDNKSVIMEIRGAAGGDEAALFAGSLYRMYTRYAEMNHWKVEVIDSSPTELGGFKEIIFMIDGKGAYSKLKYENGAHRVQRVPETESGGRTHTSTATVACLPETEEVEIEIHDKDIRTDTFASSGPGGQSVNTTMSAVRLTHLPTGTTVSIQDEKSQIKNKEKAMKVLRARVYDKFMQEAQAEYDEKRKTAVGSGDRSERIRTYNFPQNRVTDHRIGLTIQKLDQIIEGKLDEVIDALIIEEQAHRLESLDRNE, encoded by the coding sequence ATGTTCGATAGACTGCAAGCAGTAGAAGACCGTTATGATCGACTCAATGAACTACTTAGTGACCCGGAAATCGTCAATGATCTGGATAAATTACGGAGCTATTCGAAAGAACAATCGGATTTACAAGACACGGTCGATGTGTACCGTGAATACAAAAGTGTCTACGCTCAATATAAAAATGCGAAAGACATGCAAGATGAGCCACTCGATGACGAAATGAAAGAATTAGTTAAAATGGAAATCGATGAACTCGAAGACCGGATCGAAGCTCTGGAAGAACAGTTAAAAGTATTGTTGATTCCAAAAGATCCGAATGACAATAAAAGTGTCATTATGGAAATACGAGGCGCAGCAGGTGGAGACGAAGCAGCTTTATTTGCGGGAAGTCTATATCGTATGTATACACGCTATGCGGAAATGAATCATTGGAAAGTAGAAGTCATCGATTCATCACCAACCGAACTTGGTGGTTTTAAAGAAATTATTTTCATGATTGATGGCAAAGGTGCTTACTCCAAGTTGAAGTATGAAAACGGAGCGCACCGTGTGCAACGTGTACCGGAAACGGAATCAGGGGGACGAACGCATACGTCTACTGCGACAGTTGCGTGCTTGCCTGAAACAGAAGAAGTAGAAATAGAGATTCATGATAAAGATATTCGTACTGATACATTCGCGTCATCGGGACCGGGTGGACAATCCGTTAACACGACCATGTCGGCTGTACGCCTGACGCATTTGCCGACAGGTACGACGGTATCGATTCAAGACGAAAAATCTCAAATCAAAAATAAAGAAAAAGCGATGAAAGTGTTGCGCGCGCGTGTCTACGACAAATTTATGCAAGAGGCACAAGCTGAATACGACGAAAAGCGGAAAACAGCCGTGGGGTCAGGAGACCGTTCTGAACGAATTCGCACATACAACTTCCCACAAAATCGTGTGACTGACCATCGAATCGGTTTGACCATCCAAAAACTCGATCAGATTATAGAAGGGAAATTGGATGAAGTCATCGATGCACTGATTATAGAAGAACAAGCACATCGTCTAGAAAGTTTGGACCGCAATGAATGA
- the rho gene encoding transcription termination factor Rho yields the protein MTMITLADLENMTLKELYSHAKQFKVTNYSKLTKKELIFAILKSRAEQEGFFFMEGVLEIIQSEGYGFLRPINYSSSSEDIYISASQIRRFDLRNGDKVTGKVRPPKENERFYGLLQVEAVNGQNPEVSRERVHFPALTPLYPERQIHLETSKNNVSTRIMDLVSPVGFGQRGLIVAPPKAGKTTLLKEIANSITTNHPEAELIVLLIDERPEEVTDIERSVKADVVSSTFDEVPQNHVKVAELVLERAMRLVESKRDVIILMDSITRLARAFNLVIPPSGRTLSGGIDPAAFHRPKRFFGAARNIEEGGSLTILATALIETGSRMDEVIYEEFKGTGNMELHLDRNLAERRIFPALDIRRSGTRKEELLIPKDNLEKLWAIRKTFSDSHDFTERFMKKLSQSENNEEFFNKLNEEMKAKKGKGLI from the coding sequence ATGACAATGATTACCCTTGCAGACCTAGAGAATATGACGCTCAAAGAGCTATACTCTCATGCGAAGCAGTTTAAGGTTACCAACTATAGCAAACTGACAAAGAAAGAATTGATCTTCGCTATATTAAAATCCCGCGCGGAACAAGAAGGCTTCTTCTTCATGGAAGGTGTCCTCGAAATTATTCAATCTGAAGGATACGGATTCTTACGTCCGATTAATTACTCATCCAGTTCAGAAGATATCTACATCTCAGCATCTCAAATCCGTCGTTTCGATTTACGTAACGGAGACAAAGTAACAGGGAAAGTGCGACCACCAAAAGAAAACGAACGCTTCTATGGTTTACTACAAGTAGAAGCAGTCAACGGGCAAAATCCAGAAGTCTCACGCGAACGTGTGCACTTCCCAGCGTTGACACCTTTATATCCTGAACGTCAAATTCATTTGGAAACGTCAAAAAACAATGTTTCCACACGTATTATGGACCTCGTCTCTCCGGTCGGATTTGGTCAACGTGGATTAATCGTCGCGCCTCCAAAAGCAGGGAAGACGACATTGCTGAAAGAAATTGCCAATTCCATCACAACAAACCATCCCGAAGCGGAACTCATTGTATTGCTGATCGACGAACGTCCAGAAGAAGTAACGGACATCGAACGTTCAGTGAAAGCCGATGTAGTCAGTTCCACGTTCGATGAAGTGCCGCAAAACCACGTCAAAGTAGCAGAACTTGTGCTCGAACGCGCAATGCGTCTAGTCGAAAGTAAACGCGACGTGATCATCTTAATGGACTCCATCACTCGATTGGCACGCGCATTCAACCTAGTCATCCCACCGAGTGGACGAACACTATCCGGAGGAATTGATCCGGCAGCTTTCCACCGTCCGAAAAGATTCTTCGGTGCTGCACGTAACATCGAAGAAGGCGGAAGCTTAACCATCCTTGCGACAGCCCTAATTGAAACCGGTTCACGTATGGACGAAGTCATCTACGAAGAATTCAAAGGAACGGGCAACATGGAATTACACCTAGATCGCAACCTAGCTGAACGCAGAATCTTCCCAGCGCTCGATATCCGTCGCTCAGGCACGCGAAAAGAAGAACTGCTCATTCCAAAAGACAACTTGGAAAAACTATGGGCTATCAGAAAAACGTTCTCCGACTCCCACGACTTCACCGAACGCTTCATGAAAAAACTGAGCCAATCTGAAAACAACGAAGAATTCTTCAACAAGCTTAATGAAGAAATGAAGGCGAAAAAAGGCAAGGGTCTAATTTGA
- a CDS encoding methyl-accepting chemotaxis protein, which produces MKEPKKVGLRAKLVLFIVILAVITYTTSAVFINWVQPTFFPNVRPFVFQLLTYALGIMWSGILAALFSTILTKPLQRLETAAMQVADGKIGTDIQLPNSSDEIHSVSKAFQQVVVNLRSIIEQIESNFQATAQSVDELTKETSAASGQSDAIARTIGEISDGAENTSESIQETVNAIEDIRQLAVEVNNRAGQSSEQSKVMLQELHATTEVFQSVLAGIHQMSDQSEHSLETIQVLDENAHKIGEIVELVGNIAGQTNLLALNASIEAARAGEHGKGFAVVAEEVRNLADESAKAVQMISGLVQTIQSDVKQVVAEMQQQVKTASTEAERATKTNGNVETMTATIQTMALYVEEISQIVSNQMQTIERTAKQSMDVATIAEHASAGAQEVRAATEEQVASIDQTKNKALELKEQSEELYKVIRKFDRTPM; this is translated from the coding sequence ATGAAAGAACCAAAAAAAGTCGGGCTACGGGCGAAACTCGTCCTATTTATCGTGATTCTTGCAGTCATCACGTATACAACGAGTGCCGTATTCATTAACTGGGTACAACCAACATTCTTCCCGAATGTACGGCCATTCGTTTTCCAACTACTTACATACGCGCTGGGCATCATGTGGTCAGGCATTTTAGCTGCTCTGTTCAGCACGATTTTGACTAAGCCGTTGCAACGTTTGGAAACAGCTGCTATGCAAGTGGCGGATGGCAAGATTGGTACAGACATTCAATTGCCCAACTCTTCGGATGAAATTCATTCCGTCTCCAAAGCATTCCAGCAAGTAGTCGTTAATTTACGTAGCATTATTGAGCAAATTGAATCCAACTTCCAAGCTACTGCTCAATCCGTCGATGAATTGACGAAAGAGACAAGCGCTGCGTCCGGCCAATCAGACGCCATTGCGCGCACGATTGGCGAAATTTCCGATGGAGCAGAAAACACGTCGGAATCGATTCAAGAAACAGTCAATGCGATTGAAGATATTCGGCAACTCGCAGTGGAAGTCAATAATCGCGCGGGTCAGTCTTCTGAACAATCCAAAGTGATGTTGCAGGAATTACACGCAACTACAGAAGTCTTCCAATCTGTGCTAGCAGGCATTCATCAAATGAGCGACCAAAGCGAGCATTCATTGGAAACGATACAAGTGCTCGATGAAAATGCACATAAAATTGGTGAAATTGTGGAACTCGTCGGCAATATCGCGGGTCAGACTAACCTGCTGGCGCTTAATGCGTCTATAGAAGCAGCGCGAGCAGGGGAGCATGGTAAGGGCTTCGCTGTCGTTGCGGAAGAAGTCCGGAACTTAGCGGATGAAAGCGCAAAAGCGGTTCAAATGATTTCGGGACTCGTTCAAACGATCCAATCCGACGTCAAACAAGTCGTAGCAGAAATGCAGCAACAAGTAAAAACGGCATCCACTGAGGCCGAACGTGCGACAAAAACGAATGGAAACGTTGAAACGATGACCGCTACCATTCAAACAATGGCACTTTACGTAGAAGAAATTAGTCAAATCGTCAGCAATCAAATGCAGACGATCGAGCGAACGGCCAAGCAGTCGATGGATGTAGCAACAATTGCAGAGCATGCTTCAGCAGGAGCGCAAGAAGTTCGTGCAGCCACAGAAGAGCAAGTGGCGTCCATTGATCAAACGAAAAACAAGGCACTGGAGCTGAAAGAGCAGTCGGAAGAGTTGTACAAAGTCATCCGAAAGTTCGACCGTACGCCGATGTGA
- the prmC gene encoding peptide chain release factor N(5)-glutamine methyltransferase, whose protein sequence is MNETIYESVQRAQRLLQERGMDTHAAELAMRSVTGMSQAHYLASFRERISPETHSQFWAIVTELLTGKPIQYILGEESFYGYSFEVNEHVLIPRPETEELVHYALQRANQLFGDQVIRVADIGTGSGAIAIAIKKERSTANVTATDFSEAALEVAKRNAQCNEADVHFIHGDMEEPLTQQKWDIILSNPPYIADHEKSNMSPTVYDFEPQTALFAEEEGLYFYRRLAENLSPLMNRPALIGFEIGYQQGVIVQEYLRKSFPEATVEIVQDIHNKDRMIFCEIR, encoded by the coding sequence ATGAATGAGACCATCTATGAGTCCGTACAACGCGCACAACGATTGCTTCAGGAACGTGGAATGGACACGCATGCCGCTGAACTAGCGATGCGTTCTGTCACTGGAATGAGTCAGGCTCATTATTTAGCTAGTTTTCGTGAACGAATTTCGCCTGAAACGCATTCGCAATTTTGGGCGATTGTCACGGAATTACTGACTGGTAAGCCGATTCAGTATATCTTGGGTGAAGAATCTTTTTACGGCTATTCATTCGAGGTCAATGAACACGTCTTGATTCCACGCCCTGAAACAGAAGAACTCGTCCACTATGCATTGCAACGAGCGAATCAATTATTCGGAGACCAAGTTATTCGAGTGGCGGATATTGGAACGGGTAGTGGAGCGATTGCGATTGCAATCAAAAAAGAACGATCGACTGCAAATGTAACGGCCACTGACTTTAGTGAAGCAGCGCTTGAAGTTGCAAAACGCAATGCACAGTGCAATGAAGCGGATGTACACTTTATTCATGGCGATATGGAAGAACCGTTGACCCAGCAGAAATGGGACATTATCCTATCGAATCCACCGTACATCGCGGACCATGAAAAATCCAATATGTCGCCAACTGTCTATGATTTCGAACCACAAACTGCGCTATTCGCTGAAGAAGAAGGACTCTACTTTTATCGAAGACTAGCAGAGAACTTATCTCCTCTAATGAATCGTCCGGCACTTATCGGCTTTGAAATCGGCTACCAGCAAGGAGTGATCGTGCAGGAATACTTGCGAAAATCCTTTCCCGAAGCGACAGTTGAAATCGTTCAAGATATCCATAATAAAGATCGAATGATATTTTGTGAGATTCGATGA
- the glyA gene encoding serine hydroxymethyltransferase — translation MDLSNVQCNDSAIYEAIMAEKNRQNSNIELIASENFVSEAVMEAQGSYLTNKYAEGYPGKRYYGGCEHVDVVENIARDRVKEIFGAAYANVQPHSGAQANMAVYFTALEAGDTVLGMNLSHGGHLTHGSPVNFSGKLYNFVDYGVTKDEEVIDYEDVRQKALEHKPKMIVAGASAYPRGIDFAKFREIADEVGAYLMVDMAHIAGLVAVGEHENPVPHAHFVTSTTHKTLRGPRGGIILLNEEMAEEFGKKIDKTVFPGVQGGPLMHVIAAKAVAFKEVLDPSFKEYAQQVKKNAVALAEKLQSEGIDVVSGGTDNHIVLVKLKSLDLTGKVAEHVLDEVGITVNKNTVPFDTEGPFITSGIRIGTPAVTTRGFVEKDMVEVGRIIAELLKNHEDPSAKEAARKAVTALTDQYPLYK, via the coding sequence ATGGACTTAAGCAATGTACAATGCAATGATTCAGCAATTTATGAAGCAATCATGGCGGAGAAGAACCGTCAAAACTCGAACATCGAATTAATCGCATCTGAAAACTTCGTATCGGAAGCGGTAATGGAAGCGCAAGGGTCATACTTGACGAATAAATATGCTGAAGGATATCCAGGCAAGCGTTACTACGGTGGATGTGAACACGTAGACGTAGTCGAAAACATTGCACGCGATCGTGTAAAAGAAATTTTCGGCGCAGCATATGCAAACGTACAGCCACACTCTGGTGCACAAGCAAACATGGCTGTTTATTTTACAGCACTTGAGGCAGGCGACACAGTTCTTGGAATGAACCTTTCTCACGGCGGTCACTTAACACACGGTTCACCAGTTAACTTCTCGGGGAAGCTTTATAATTTCGTAGATTACGGTGTCACAAAAGATGAAGAAGTGATCGATTATGAAGATGTTCGTCAAAAAGCGCTTGAGCACAAGCCGAAGATGATCGTTGCGGGTGCAAGTGCGTACCCACGTGGAATCGACTTTGCAAAATTCCGTGAAATTGCGGATGAAGTTGGAGCATACTTGATGGTAGATATGGCACACATCGCAGGTTTAGTCGCAGTAGGTGAGCATGAAAATCCAGTTCCACACGCACACTTTGTGACATCCACAACGCATAAAACATTGCGTGGACCACGTGGCGGAATCATTCTATTGAATGAAGAAATGGCTGAAGAATTCGGCAAGAAAATCGACAAAACAGTATTCCCGGGCGTTCAAGGCGGTCCGTTGATGCACGTAATCGCTGCAAAAGCGGTAGCGTTCAAAGAAGTACTCGATCCTTCATTCAAAGAATATGCACAACAAGTAAAGAAAAACGCTGTAGCATTGGCTGAAAAATTACAATCAGAAGGAATCGACGTCGTGTCTGGCGGTACAGACAACCACATCGTACTTGTGAAGCTGAAATCACTAGACCTAACTGGTAAAGTAGCGGAGCACGTACTCGATGAAGTGGGAATCACAGTAAACAAAAACACCGTACCATTCGACACGGAAGGACCATTCATCACGTCTGGTATCCGCATCGGTACACCGGCTGTTACCACTCGTGGTTTCGTAGAAAAAGACATGGTAGAAGTAGGACGCATCATCGCAGAATTGTTGAAAAACCACGAAGATCCGTCCGCAAAAGAAGCAGCACGCAAAGCCGTTACTGCTTTGACAGATCAGTATCCTCTATATAAATAA
- the rpiB gene encoding ribose 5-phosphate isomerase B, whose product MKVAISSDHGGNNLRKEITNLLTELDIEYIDYGPDADTSVDYPDYAVPVANDVVAGKVDRGILICGTGIGMSISANKIKGIRCALVHDVFSAKATRGHNDTNMLAMGERVIGPGLAREIVSAWLETEFEGGRHERRINKMMELEKN is encoded by the coding sequence GTGAAAGTTGCAATTTCTTCAGACCACGGAGGCAACAACCTCCGAAAAGAGATCACCAATTTATTAACCGAACTCGACATTGAATATATCGACTACGGACCGGACGCCGACACTTCCGTTGACTATCCTGACTATGCAGTACCGGTAGCGAACGACGTCGTGGCGGGGAAAGTAGACCGCGGAATTTTGATTTGCGGTACAGGAATCGGCATGTCCATTTCCGCCAATAAAATCAAAGGGATCCGTTGCGCGCTCGTTCATGATGTATTCAGCGCAAAAGCGACACGCGGACATAATGACACCAACATGTTAGCGATGGGAGAACGTGTAATTGGACCAGGTCTAGCACGAGAAATCGTTAGCGCTTGGCTTGAAACAGAATTTGAAGGCGGCCGTCACGAGCGTCGTATAAATAAAATGATGGAACTTGAAAAGAACTAA